The genomic segment AGTTGGTAATAGAATATAGTCATCAATTACACCAGCAATGCAACATTTACATTGCTTAACCCCTACAGTACAGAATATATAACCTCTACAGTGAGTTTTCAATACCAGATTGTTCTGTAGCAGCAAACAACCATACATATATACTgtgttatggacttggagatttCTGTAAGATGTCCTATGTACAGTGCTCAAGCCCATTGCAGGAGTTCTAAAAAATACATATACCATACAATAAATTTAATACAATACACCCCAACCCCAATCTTCACTTCATCAAGTACTGTatcttatatatacagtacagtactacaaGTCATTATATTGACTACCGAGTAAACACAAGACTGATGGCCATCACCTGCTGTTTACAAATAATTATATAGCTCTGCACCATAAATCTActgtagtgaataaatgcaagttATTGGTGCTCAATACTGCTGTTGAAAAAAGAAAACCAGTACCTCTATTTGTCACTGTCCAACCACACCACAATTCCATACCATGAGTGTAAATACCTAATTTCTTGATGTGCTTATTTGTCATGATTTATTAACATATTTCTTACTCTGTAGAGTATAGTTATTACTGTATACACCACTTTGTCTATGTTTCTCGTcacaaattattttattttttaaccagTCTCGATTCCTTTCCTTCATTTATTTCCATATCTGTTTTCCATGCATGTCCAGCTCTGGCCTGCAAAATTACTTAGGTACTTGTTCACAAATGGCTGCGCTAGTTACATTTAGAAATTCACTTTATATCAATGgctaaacacatttatttttacctAGAATATGATGTAAGTATGCATGTTATAAACATTCTTACTCaaattttcttaaaaaaaaaattgttataaATTTTTGCATCATTGCTCTCGTTATACTCTGCAAGTACAAGTTATACTATGTATATCTTGTATGTTTTCTTAGTGTAAGCCCAACACTATCTTCTCTACCTTAAATCTCATTAACTATGATCATTTGTTACGCaattttgttttgaaaatattcatAATAAAATATACAAACATACAAAGTGAGTATAATCCAACATAAAAGTACAGCATATATTTCTTTTGCCATATAGCAGCTACTGTTGTAAAAGTTCTACTTTACACATTATTCACATTTTCTAAAATATAAAACGATTTTAATATGTAGCAATTAAACACTTTAAGAATGCTATTTGTGGATGCATAAAAATGTTTCAAGACTACTGTATCCAAAAGTCATGTTTATTTTGGTACACAATCATTGAGATACTAATAACTATGCTTTAGACAATGTGTGTGCAAAGACCAAGCTATGTATATAATACTTAACAATATGACATACATTACAATAGTTAAACAATGCTTCACTTAAGATTATATTTCCCCAGAGCCCTTACCAATGTTGTATAAAACAAAAGTAATAATGTAGAAATGAAATGACAGCTGATACACAAAAATCAACTCTGAAGTCACACAAATCATGTGTTATTTCCTTGTCATCAAGCAATGCTCAACACTTGAAAATTACCCAAAATAACATTAACCATCTCAACCTAAGATATATACAACTTTATTAAATTCAGTTATTGAGAGATTTGTCACCATCTCCACAAGGTATACAACTGGACACAACTTCTAATTGAAGAAATAATACATAATTCACATGACTTCAAGTTCATTTAAGCTTTCTTCTAGGAGCACAATATACAGTAATTTCTTAATATCTGCACTTATTATTATACCATTATTGATATACTGTACAGTTGAAATTTTGTAAAGGCTTTCTAAACATAACCTTTTACCTTTTAATTTGACAACTTAAGATCATATTGCTCTTAATGAGAAACAAGTTAAATAATACACTACTGTATAGAAAATTGTGCGAATTGTCTTTCTTTCTTTTTGAAAGAAACTGATCATTTATGAATAGATTGCAACATTTTACAAGGCAAACATCTAATCATCATAAAAACATTGGGTTTTGTATCATATGATACCACTACACCATttgaactttctaatatttttatgTACACCTGTAACTGTATCTGTGCAATCAAGTTTGTCATTTTTCCTGATCCTCAAACTTCCCTCTGGTCAAAACAGTTTTCAGCTTTTCCATTTctaaagatattttgtttaatatatCTGTTTTTTCTTTCTTCATCTTATGAAGCTCTTCTATTGCAGCATCCTCTTCAACTTTTGATATTTCCATGATTTCCTCAATTTTTCGTTTTACCCTTTCTATGTTTGAAACTGTGTTCTtaatgccgccaccaccaccttgaTCTGCACGATCAACAGTATTGTCATATTTCTGGTCAGTTTCAACTTCAGTCTCGCCTTCATCATGAACATGAATTTTTGTCCTAGTAAAACTTTTCAAACTCTTATCTATTTTCTGATCACTGTCAAACTCttttttacattcacttgtatgagtaaattttgcattttcatcttcatttttgtttgtttgtgcattattcagTCTGTCAACATTTGTATGTACAACTTTCCGACTTCCCTCTTCAACAGTTCCTACTAAGGTACTCTTGAACCCACAACCCTTCTCATCTACAACTTTATTGTCTTTAATTATTTTACTTGTCTTTGAATCAAGTTTCACCACATTATTACATTCTGCTATTTTTCTCTCACCTTTCTTTGCATCAGAAGGCTTGTGTTTCAAAACTTCCTTTTGTGTATAATCTTGAAAATCTTCAGATCCACATCTGGTCATATTTGGAGCCTTGTCTATTATTTTCTCTCTGTTCAAAATATTTACTTCCAAGACATCATGACTGTGCAGGGACTCTCCATCATCCTCAACTTTTGAGCCCTCTTTATTGCCTTCTCCATCTTTGACATGTTTTGTGGGTAATGTATCTTGGCAATCTACGGCATCGCCTTGACTTGCACATTTTGTAGTTGATAATTTAACTTCATGCAAAATTTGCTGTCCATCATCACCATTTCTTTTAGGTTGTTTATTTACACCTTTAGTAAATTCAACTTTATGTTCAGAAAGGGCCCTAGGTCCAATGTTGCCCACCTCACTAGACTTTATTTGATTGTTGCTTTTAGTTTTATCAATATCAGCCTCTTTTCTTCTATCATGGCCACCAGACGGACCAGGTAACCTCTGTTTAGAATTTGCATGTTTATTGTGTGCAAAGTCATCATGCAGAGACCTGGTCTTGCTTTCCCCCGATATCAATGAAACCATTTCTACATTCTCATTCTCTGTCACATCATCTTTGACTTCACCTTCAGCCTCATCATCATAATCATCGCACTCCATTCTATCACATTCTTCCTCTGCTGCCATTTCATCAATATTGTCTACTGCAATACTATCCCTACTTTCTGCAGATGCTGTCTCATTCCTTGCTTCTTTGCTATTCAATATGTCATTTCTCGTTCTTCCAGGTTTTACAGCACTatctttattttcttcctctgccaTGGCAACTCTTCTATCAAATCCTTTTTCCTTTGCATCAACTTCCTTCACCTCATCTGCAATTCCTTTCTTTTCTTTATTTATATCTTGTTTTTCATCTAAAAGATTTTTATTTTCTTTGTCTGATGCATCTTTATGTCTTTCAATTGACACATTTTCCTCTACTTTATTTGCCATATCTACCTTTACTTTACTTTCCATATCTTCCTTTGCTTCTTCTTCTGCAGCCGCCTTTACTTCATCTGCCACATCTTGCTTTGCTTCATCTGTCATGTGTTGCTTTGTTTCACCTGCCACGTCCTGCTTTGCTCCATCTCCTACATCTTGTTTTGCTTTACCAGCCACATCTTGTTTTGCTTTACCAGCCACATCTTGCTTTGCTTCCTCTGCTACATCTTGCTTTGCTTCCTCTGCTACATCTTGCTTTGCTTCCTCTGCTACATTTTGCTTTTCTCCATCTGCTACATCTTGCTTTGCTTTACCAGCCACATCTTGCTTTGCTTCCTCTGCTACATCTTGCTTTACTTTACCAGCCACATCTTGCTTTGCTTCCTCTGCTACATCTTGCTTTGCTTTACCTGCCACATCTTGCTTTGCCCCATCTGATACATCTTGCTTTGCTTTACCTGCCACATCTTGCTTTGCCCCATCTGATACATCTTGCTTTACTTTACCTGTCACATCTTGCTTCGCTCCATCTGATACACATTCCTCTGCCACAGCTTCCGTTTCCTTTCCGGCTAGATCTTGGTTTATTTCATTCGCCGTTACATCCTTCACGTCGCCTACCACAACTTTCCTCACGTCATCTGCCAAAAGTTCTCTTGCATCATCTGCCACAATTTCCCTTATTTCACCTGACACAACCTCATTCTCATTGAATGTCACCTTCTCTTTTTCATCAACTAACACGTTGCCTTCCTTATCACTTGCCATATCTTCCACGATATCAATCATCGCTTTATTTTCTTCACCTGGCATATCATCGTTGTCGTCACCTGCCATATTATCTTCAAATTCTAAACCTTCCATATCATCGTCATTGTCTTCGCCTGCAATATCATAGTCAATGTCTGCACCTGGCATGTTATCTTCATTGTCTTCACCTGTCATATTATCTTCAAATTCTAAACCTACCATATCATCTTCATTGTCTTCGCCTGCAATATCATCGTCAATGTCTGCACCTGGCATATCATCGTCAATGTCTTCACCTGCCATATCATCTTCAATTTCTAAACCTACCATATCATCTTCATTTTCTTCACCTGCAATATCATCTTCATTGTCTTCACCTGTCaaattatctttatctgctttacTTGATGCATATTCCTTATCAATGATTGACACATATTCCTTCTCATCATCTACCAAATAAACTTCTTTTCCTTCACCTGCTAGAGCATCTTCATTTTCTTCATCTGTTACATCGTCTGTATCTTCACCTTCCACATTCTCTTCCGTTTCTTCACAGGCCACTACTTCATCTACTATTTCTTCAACCACTCCACCATCTTCTgttacttcactatcatcatcatcatcatctgttTCTTCACCTGCCATCATGTCATCATCTGTTTCTTCATCTGTTTCTTCACCTGTTAGTAAATCATCATCTTTTTTCATTCCTGCCCTGTCTCCACTTTCTCTTTCTTCACATGTCATATCTTCATTTTCTTCATCTGTAATcaaatcatcatcatcttcaacatcctcatcctcctcctcctcttcctcctcctccacctcctcttcctcctcctcctcctcctcctcctcctcctcttcctcaccaccaccagcacttgcCATTACATCCTTCTCTTTGTGTCTATCCTTCAACTTTATTTCTACACCTATATCATCAAACATTACTTCTCGTGCCTCACAAGTTGTTCCCTTAAGATCTTTTATCACGTCCTCATTTGTATTACAGCTACTTTCCCCTGATGCATAAACACACGTGTCAACAATCATAGCCTTTTTCTTCTCTTGTATGTTCTCACGTTTGATACGCTCTTCATTTTCCTTCTCTGTCCTTCTCACAAATGAATCTATGGATTCATCACTTTCCTCGGTATTTTGCTCCATCATGGCTTCAAAGTAGCCTCCATCATGCTCCTCCTTATCCTTCACTTCAGTTCCTGAATCTTCACTAACATTCATTATTTCACATACAGAGTTCTCATCCTCCTTGTTACTATGGTCAAATTCCAGAGAAGACATTTTTGTACTTCAGGCTACTGACTTCATATAAAAATTCAACATATTCTCTTAGCAGCCACAAAAGTGCGTTCTTATTTCAAAACTTGCCAGGCAGTGATTTTTTTTCCCCAAGACTGCCGATGAAAAGATACAGTATCTGAAACATGAAGATGAAAAATACACAAGCTTGTAAATGTCTTATCTGGAAGTCAAGAATTTTTTTAATTATCCTTACTTCTAACTTagataataaaaaaaacattaagACATGAATATATCTGCCAGCTATCATGAATATAATTGATTAAAGATGAGAACTCTAATGACAAAATCCCCGACAATGTATAAATGCAATGGGAACTAAAGAACATTAGCAAacataattaacaaaaaaaatgaGAACAGTTAAATGTCCAATACAGCATTTAAAAATTATCAAATTCCAACTATCAAATCAATGAAAGCATTATACTGTACTATGTGAAACAAAATCTATGTTCAGCAAGATGAGGATCTTAAGAATTTTTTACAGTTGGAAACACTTCAATTgttcaaaaatgaaaacactgtactgtacatgtactATCTTATTACAAAGAGTACAGCAAACATTAAAATTTATTCAATATACAAAAATATCGATTAGTAAAGTATATATTTCTCAGCCCCCTAAAAAttcagcactgaatgtaatgaaatgcactTTTCTGGTGAGCCCCCATAAATGCACTTTTCTGGTGAGCCCCCATTAGTTCTTTGAGCTTAGCTCTGGTTTCACTAAGCCTTACCCCAACACaccctacttgtgtaaaggaggaaatgtatatgtttatctctcagaatgttcggtaatacgtttattgcttgtgatgtgtgtctatgtatgtattaacacgatggggtgagaatagcttgagctacctcatccatttgtgtgtattttacatcaataaacttatttcaatttccaaCACACCCGGCCTCTGAGACCCCTGTGTTCCCTACTGGGAAAAAGGACCAGAATCTGCCTCACCCAAAAAGGAAAGGGGAACAGGAGAGCAGAAATCAACTACCAAATTGAAGAAAACTTGCCACTGAGCAAAGGTACAACAAAGCTTAAAAGAAATTGCCCATAGGTAAACAAGGCAAATGATCCTTGCCAAGGAGTAAATTCACTGTGATGTACCTGACTGCCACCAGGAGATAATCCAGGTCACCTGAGGTGTCAGCCAGCCCCCTCTCTCACCCAGGAACAGAAGACAATGAGCTACTGGGGCCCACCAGTAAGGGAtatttcattgcattcaatgctTAATTTCTGGGAGGGTCTTTTTCATTAGTTCAAGTGCTTACCCATAACAGAAACTCAACAAACAAAAGTGAAATCAATCACCAGACtatgacacaggagacaagacaaaaTGGAATGAAGAGAACCCCCTGGAGCAGATAATGAACCAACAGGGCACAATCTGAATGGAGATGGAGCACGGAACCTGGGGGAATCTGGATTCATCGCAGGACATGccacccagaactaagaggcatgagttacgaggaaaggctgcgggaaatgcaccttacgacactggaagacagaagagtaaggggagacatgatcacaacctacaaaatcctcagaggaatcgaccgggtaaacaaggataaactattcaacactggtgggacgcgaacaaggggacacaggtggaaactgagtacccacatgagccacagagacgttagaaggaactttttcagtgtcagagtagttaacggatggaatgcattaggcagtgatgtggtggaggctgactccatacacagttttaaatgtagatatgataagagtccagtaggctcaggaatctgtacaccagttgattgacagttaagaggcaggaccaaagagccaaagctcaacccccgcaagcacaaataggtgagtacaaataggtgagtacagtcataTCATGCTGTGCACCCAAGGAAGTGTGACCAACAACCCTGAGTAGCCTGGTAAGCACTGGTCATGAAGCCCCAACTCAGAGCCAAAGTATCCATAAAGACATCAAGTGAAGGAGGAAGAAGGCGCTAAATAGTGGAACCCCaaaaagagagaggagaaagcTACTTATGCAGTAGCTGGCAAAGGGCAATCAGCATCCAAAACCCAACAGTAGTGGCAGCGGTGAAAGGGGCAGAACCGAAGAAACCAGAACAGCCCCCAAAACCATACCCTGCCCAGTGGAAAAACTAGGCAGGCAAAGTTCTGGCTCCTGCACAACAGCTCAAGCAACTGCCGAGTCATCCGGAGCCACCTCAACACCCGCAGGCAGCAGCACTGCAGCCAAAGCAAAGTTGCTGGTTTTATGGAAAGCAAAACTGACTGAAAGTTCcatacaagacccagccaagtctgaaCCTGAGACATGACTAATTAGGACTTTGCCAGGTCGCCAGGAACTAAAACCCAATGAGAAAGAACCAAATCGTTGGCTAGCAGATACATAGATTGACTGGAAGCCCACACCAAACAatcatcgaggtaggccagaataaGAACTCCCAACAAGCAAAGACAACCACAACCCAAGCTATCCTGGTGAAAGCTCTGGGAGTCAGGTTCAAGCCAGAGGGAAGAACCAGAAAGTGGTAATTACTTTCTCTGTTCActcaatcactgctgggtgaacagaggtatacTGTTAAGGACTGGTGCCTAGTCCAATCcttccaggatacgaacctagccCAAATTGCTCACAAAAGCACAAGGCTagtgtgttaccactgcaccacggggactCTACCCCCAGCCTCACTCAAGCTCTCTGGGCTGCTCCAGACTTTGTCTCAGGTACTAAGACATTTCACTACATTGCCAACAAACTGACTGTTGTAACCAAGTCTAtaccaaataaatataaaaaaccaCTATACTCTGAGTCTTATCAACCAAATACATATACGTAAATATATGTTACAACTGAAATACCCTCCCCACTCAACTAAATGCAAAAGGCCTTCGTCCGAAGAGACAAAACCCAAATTGGGGTCCAAGGGAACCCACTGTCCCCCCATCTGACTCCTCCCAAGCTCTGGAAACTGGGGCAGTTTCCCTGGGGCAGAGCCAGTGTACATGTCCAGTGCCTAGGATACAAAAATGGATTCCGAGGAAGAGGCTTCAGAAGGGGCTGGCTGGAAGGAAAACCCTTAAAACATGGAGAGACCAGCCAACTGAATTGCCTCCGTGCTCAAATTGGAAGAAGCCACCTCTAGAGAACGGCCGAGTCACAATCTgatctaaaccctgccccaaccCAGAAACCTTTGACTGTTTCGAAGCTAACAATCCTCCAATTTTGCACAAGGTGAAAACAGGCATGGCGGGAATATCCATTGGCCACCCTGAACCTGCAGGGGGGGAAATTCAGTGTGGCAAAATTTAAATAACCAGGATTCTAAAAGCActagcaagaacgagaagcaaaATAACAATGTGTTGATGCCAGCACCACATTTAGTTGAAAGCTAAAAAGCCAATGATGGGCCGAAAAGAGGCTATATGTGTTGGATGGATTACaccagacagaagagtgaggggcagGCTGGGTGTAACCCCAGGTGATATGGGCATTCATATGGTTTTCATATCCTTACATCTTCAGGTTCATCATAATTAGGGTATATAACCAGCATCAACAATCAAAATCTAGTGGTTTTGTGGTTATCTCTGGTTCCATGCTTCCTTCACCCTCATAGATTCTGCCAGACTCTGGTCCTTGCTTCTAGTAAGTAACGAAGGGGTCACAGAGGCCTGGTGTCTTGGGATGAGGCTTGGTGGACCCAGAGCTAGGCTTGGGAAGCTACTAAGGGATCCATTTTGGAAAGCCTATTAGCAGTTATATTTACCCAAATCAGAATCTTCAATATTGCTTAAAACAACATAAAACTACAGCATACAAATGCAGAAAAATCCACTATGTTAACTACACATTAACCTACAAAATTAAGTCATCTTCCCTTATACGGGAAATAGGATTGAAGAAATGGTTAAATACAGGCCTGAGCATAAAACGTGAAAAGGAAAGTGATGTTTTAATAAGTTTTAATAAGAATGGCAGGGGTCAGAAACCCACTGTACAGAGATAAAATTTTCATCTTACTCAAAAATGCATGTATGTCGTACTTAATGGCTAGAACACCACTACTTGGCCTAGTGAGCAACtgtattttttaatatttatttcaAAATTAGCTTGCtgctaataatattaatatattatgcTAACAACATAATTTCTAACTTAAGCCTAGTTTTACCTATGTTAGGAGTACAGTATTGAGCAATAATTAGCATATTTAAGTCAGATCAGGATGTTTAATTAAATTTGACTCAAATTTTTAAAAATCCCCATTACATATTTTATAATAAAAAACTCATTCCataagataaaaataaaaaaaaaaacaattaatactgTAAAGAAAATTTGGCTTGTCAGACAATTTTAGCCATTAGgtacaatatacagtatatattacaatatatataaaattaaggaACTGCAGGCAAAAACCGTAGAATTTGTACAGGTCTTGAAATAGCTCACCCTTGATTATTTGGTTGGAGGTGTTTTACATTTAACTTTGGCTTCAAGATATGCAGATCAATGTATGCGGGTAAACTTGCCCCCCTCCTGCCTAGACACGTACATATACTGTACTTCAAAACTGATTCATTCCTGCCTGAAAgcaaacaaaaaatataattttttttctcaCACAAACATTGTAATGTACGAGGCAATCATGCCATATGGTCTAAAAAAATATCTTATGCCATATGGCAACACGTCAGTAAAATTGAAAATATTAATATGTTGCTAAATATATGAAGATTAAATAATTAGAACACAAACCTATTCTACAAATACAAGCAAATGCTTGTATGCTTGTATTTCATACAACAATATTTTATGCACATTTTTGTGTATATCAAGCATATTTTATGCTCGTTCATAAAAGAACCTACGCTATGATACAAATTTGCTGCTAACTTCAGATTCAGAACATAAGCAATTAGTAGATGAAAAAAAAGCCAAgtgtttgttaaaaaaaaatagcatAGGAAATACTGTGCTGTCCTGAAGTGACATTTATGGAACAGGTTGTTGGGTAATATAATAGATATGGGGCcattggattgtttcaagcataggctAAACATATAGTACTGTATAGTTAacttcacatacatacatacatacatacatacatacatacatacatacatacatacatacatacatacatagtgtgtatgtatgtatgtgggggcctgatagctgagtggagagcgctctGTGCTCGTAATCCTAGGTGGATTAACACCACAGcccaaccgagctgtggtgggtatgtgggcctgcaagccgctccaaacaacagcctggtggaccaaactttcacatgtcaaacctggcctcgggccgggcttgggaagtagaacaactcccagaaccccatcaaccaggtatcaaccaggtagggTCCTGGTTTGAtcccagtgatggcagaaacaaaatggacagtttctttcatcctgatgccgctgttacctagcagtaaattgttaCCTGGGGATTAGacaactgttacgggc from the Procambarus clarkii isolate CNS0578487 chromosome 10, FALCON_Pclarkii_2.0, whole genome shotgun sequence genome contains:
- the LOC123775256 gene encoding myb-like protein X; the encoded protein is MSSLEFDHSNKEDENSVCEIMNVSEDSGTEVKDKEEHDGGYFEAMMEQNTEESDESIDSFVRRTEKENEERIKRENIQEKKKAMIVDTCVYASGESSCNTNEDVIKDLKGTTCEAREVMFDDIGVEIKLKDRHKEKDVMASAGGGEEEEEEEEEEEEEEEVEEEEEEEEDEDVEDDDDLITDEENEDMTCEERESGDRAGMKKDDDLLTGEETDEETDDDMMAGEETDDDDDDSEVTEDGGVVEEIVDEVVACEETEENVEGEDTDDVTDEENEDALAGEGKEVYLVDDEKEYVSIIDKEYASSKADKDNLTGEDNEDDIAGEENEDDMVGLEIEDDMAGEDIDDDMPGADIDDDIAGEDNEDDMVGLEFEDNMTGEDNEDNMPGADIDYDIAGEDNDDDMEGLEFEDNMAGDDNDDMPGEENKAMIDIVEDMASDKEGNVLVDEKEKVTFNENEVVSGEIREIVADDARELLADDVRKVVVGDVKDVTANEINQDLAGKETEAVAEECVSDGAKQDVTGKVKQDVSDGAKQDVAGKAKQDVSDGAKQDVAGKAKQDVAEEAKQDVAGKVKQDVAEEAKQDVAGKAKQDVADGEKQNVAEEAKQDVAEEAKQDVAEEAKQDVAGKAKQDVAGKAKQDVGDGAKQDVAGETKQHMTDEAKQDVADEVKAAAEEEAKEDMESKVKVDMANKVEENVSIERHKDASDKENKNLLDEKQDINKEKKGIADEVKEVDAKEKGFDRRVAMAEEENKDSAVKPGRTRNDILNSKEARNETASAESRDSIAVDNIDEMAAEEECDRMECDDYDDEAEGEVKDDVTENENVEMVSLISGESKTRSLHDDFAHNKHANSKQRLPGPSGGHDRRKEADIDKTKSNNQIKSSEVGNIGPRALSEHKVEFTKGVNKQPKRNGDDGQQILHEVKLSTTKCASQGDAVDCQDTLPTKHVKDGEGNKEGSKVEDDGESLHSHDVLEVNILNREKIIDKAPNMTRCGSEDFQDYTQKEVLKHKPSDAKKGERKIAECNNVVKLDSKTSKIIKDNKVVDEKGCGFKSTLVGTVEEGSRKVVHTNVDRLNNAQTNKNEDENAKFTHTSECKKEFDSDQKIDKSLKSFTRTKIHVHDEGETEVETDQKYDNTVDRADQGGGGGIKNTVSNIERVKRKIEEIMEISKVEEDAAIEELHKMKKEKTDILNKISLEMEKLKTVLTRGKFEDQEK